In the genome of Perca flavescens isolate YP-PL-M2 chromosome 21, PFLA_1.0, whole genome shotgun sequence, the window ttttttttactttttggctTTAGTTTTACTTTTTGGCGCTTCTAACCCTTTGTCGACATTTTCTTAAATTTCTCGCTTTCTTTAAGATTTTTGACCCTTTATTTTGCCGCTTTTGTCGACTTAAGCTTCGGTCAAACTGATTTTAGGGATATGAATATGTTTGAACTGACACTGATCAAATACAGTTTGTGTAGCACTGTTGTTAATAAGATCCAAGTCATTgagtcaataataataataacgtgTTTAATACTTGGTCAGGTAAATAAGACTGCTGCTGTGGTCTGCTCCAACAGGAACTGTGCTTCAACACTTTGGTTACATCATCTGCATAGAAACATTGTCATCCTCAATAAAAAACATAAGTGCTTATTATtgttgtgcaaaacaaagtaatactgtcaaaaacaacaagaaaaaactaacaaattaaaacaacaacagcatcATTGGTAACACTGAGTATGGCATCGTATTCCTTCTGTGGCTTCTTCACTGTTAGAAACTCTGTACCGAAAAATACTGACGACAAGCTGCAGCTCGCATCGCTCTACTGCGCAACATGTAGGGGCgacagaaacctgtagggggcgaCGGGAACCTGTAGGGGGCGACAAAAACCTGTAGGGGGTgacagaaacctgtagggggtgACAGGAACCTGTAGGGGCgacagaaacctgtagggggcgaTGGGAACCTGTAGGGGCgacagaaacctgtagggggcgaTGGGAACCTGTAGGGGGCGACATAAACCTGTAGGGGGCGACATAAACCTGTATGGGGCGACGGGAACCTGTAGGGGCgacagaaacctgtagggggcgaTGGGAACCTGTAGGGGCgacagaaacctgtagggggcgaTGGGAACCTGTAGGGGGCGACATAAACCTGTAGGGGGCGACATAAACCTGTAGGGGGCGACGGGAACCTGTAGGGGGCGACGGGAACCTGTAGGGGGCGTTGGGAACCTGTAGGGGTgacagaaacctgtagggggcgaTGGGAACCTGTAGGGGCgacagaaacctgtagggggcgaTGGGAACCTGTAGGGGGCGACATAAACCTGTAGGGGGCGACATAAACCTGTAGGGGGCGACGGGAACCTGTAAGGGGCGACAGGAACCTGTAGGGGGCGACAGGAACCTGTAGGGGGCGTTGGGAACCTGTAGGGGTgacagaaacctgtagggggcgacagaaacctgtagggggtgacagaaacctgtaggggcgACGGGAACCTGTAGGGGGCGACGGGAACCTGTAGGGGGCAACACAAACCTATagtgggggcgacagaaacctgtaggggcgACAGGAACCTGTAGGGGGACATGAACATGGACATAGTTACTGGGTAACGTTAGCGTTACAGTTACAGAGTAACGTTAGCGTTACTGTTACTGGGTAACGTTAGCGTTACAGTTACTCGGTAACGTTAGCGTTAACGTTACTCAGTAATGTTAGCGTTACAGTTACTCAGTAACTTTAGCGTTACAGTTACTCGGTAACTTTAGCGTTACAGTTACTCGGTAACGTTAGCGTTAGGGGCggcagagagcagcagagcgATGAgctctgcagtttgttcacttcAACTAAAAAGATTCAACAAGTGAAATTATGGCTTCAACAGTGCAACCAGCCCAAACGTCGACGTGATCCAACAGGATGCTACCCTGATACCCAGAACTACAACACAGTTCAGTTCACATCTTCAGAGTCCAGAAGAACTTctgcttaaaaaataaaaatgttaagaaGAGGGAACCAACCGTGTGGTTCTCACTTCAGAGAGCATCTTTCCTACTTCATATTAACGTTGAAGCTACGTTTACCTTTGGAtcagcaaaataaataattctggTTTCATTTTGACTTCTTGGCTCAAATAAACATTCAGAAACATGTGGAAACATCCAGAGACGCTACGAGAATCATATTCTTCTTTGAGTTTGACTCATCGCCTCGCGCAGGATTTGAAAATCCTCAGAACAGAAGCTAGCGCTACATTTACACttctacgttttggtttaaaaaggaatgtcttctgctacgtttccccctctcattccccctgctctggtgtttccccctctcattccccctgctgtggtgtttccccctctcattccccctgctctggagtttccccctctcattccccctgctttggtgtttccccctctcattccacctgctctggtgttttgccctctcattccccctgctctggtgtttccccctttcattccccctgctctggcgtttccccctttCATTAaaccctgctctggcgttccccctgctctggtgtttccgagcccctaaaccggagacatttggaaacacttctgaaCCATTTTGGTTTTTAAACTCTGTTTAAAAGCCAGAACGTAGCGGTGTAGATGCAGCCTAAATGTTTTCTCGTGGGCCCTCCTCCTCTACAGACAGATGTTGATCTGCTTGGCCAGCTCTCGGTCCAGATCGTGGATCAGAGTGTCGAAGTCTTTCAGACTGAGTCGACAGTTAAACGGCGCGTCAAAATCCAAGAACTCGTCCACATACAgagctcctcctccttctgATGACCACGCCTCCTTCTTCTCCTGCTCCTCTTCATCGTCACTGCctaaaacagcaacaacacaaacGTGCATCACAGCAGCGAAAATGTTCTCATGAAGCATTCATACATATAGCtctgaaaagtaaagcactACTACTACTTGTCACTACCCAACGTGAGTCGAGTGccgatgtgagttgcgcatgcgtcactttgcgacaagtagcctccGAGAagctgctaacgagagacttctgtaatgtctgaagtagtctacaagaagctgctaacgagagacttctgtaatgtctgaagtagtctacaagaagctgctaacgagagacttctgtaatgtctgaagtagtctacaagaagctgctaacgagagacttctgtaatgtctgaagtagccgacaagaacctgctaacgagagacttctgtaatgtctgaagtagccgacaagaacctgctaaaataccctaacatgctaacacatgctaacacatgctaacTTGAACTCTTGACTAAGCATGCTGCTCGTCTGTTTACCTCCGTCACTGTCACTTCCTGCCACCTCATCATAATCGGCATCCTGTCTGGACAGAAGATCTCGACCACAGACGCTCCAGTCTCCCGCGTACCGGTTGATTGGTGGCGGACTCTCTAGTCGGGCCAGGCCGCCTCGACCCCGACGGgacaccaccacctcctcctcggGGTTCTGGGGCAGAGCCAATCGCAGGGCAGGatgcctctgctgctgctgcgggcTCAGGGGGTTATGGGTAACGGCCGGGGAGGGAGGCAGTGAGACGTCGATGTGGTCATCTTCTGGGACGCGATGGGTCGGCACTGAGGAAGAAGATATAAAAAGCTAAATTAGATGCCGAACAACTTAAACCTGTTGCTGATTGTGGCTAGATGGGATACAGCCCTGACTggactcagattctagtcagaacaTGAGTCTGATACTGATCAATAGGGGCTGCGATTATGGGGCTGAAGCTAACGCCGCTTGAGCTTTCACGTTACAATATAAAAGGTCTTGATTGTTGACTTAGCTAACAGTTAATTTACATGTTTACGAGCTGTTAGCAAACTACACCAAGAGACAAATACCGAGGAATATTGATAGAAAGCAGTGGAAACTAGTACTTCCATACTTTTTAGCATTGGCTAATTAGCAACCTGTCTGCCATTAGATGTTAGCTTCCGAGCTAGTTAGCAGCTAGCCCCAGAAGCCAATGAAAACAAGGCTTTCACCAGAGCACTCTTATGTTATTACCAAACCACTCTTTTCGTTTCAAAATCGGAAAtcaaatgaacgaaaaagtacacgggCCCAATTACAGTTCACTATTGTTGAATGAAATTtcgtttgtgtttagcctacatcagTTTCTATCATCTAATGTGAAACAAGAGGCTATACATCAGCTTCACTACCACGAATCCCGTAGAAAGGACGACAAAAATATTTTTCCGATCGAAAAATGCTGTGACCGTGGTTCTCTGTTTCTCGTTTAAAATGAACACGTCAaatctacacatctcagttCTCCtgcagcagccatctttgttgtaaacaaattcaacccaagcgctctttgatgacgtggttgattacgttactgttgatcacctggtccgaacagctctggttggagcatagttgctccacatcggatcaagtccagacccaacttcccgacctcaaatgttgtgggcggggcttagtTCAGCTGGCATCCAGGATAGCAACATTATGTTAAATCTCACAAAATCTAggctaatataataatataactgtAATACATTAACCCTAGGAAATAAGTCAAAGTGGACTCACCAGGCCACAGCTGCAGAAGGTAGTGAAGCGCCTCGATGTGTCGTTTGAAATCTACTGCACTTGCCATCTCTTCCCCAGGacccttccctcctcctcttcctcccctccctccccctccccctccccccctccaggCGTCCTGGGTGGGCGTGAGCAGCACCGGGCCGAAGCACACCGCCAGGTTCTGGTGGTTCATCCTGTTGGACGGGCTGTGGGACGCCACCAGGCTGAGGTGGTCCAGCAACAGAGACAGCGTGgcctggagacagaaacagaacagCTATAGGATCCATATTATTGTGTATGGGGAATCATTTAGTTGTTTCTTTCCTACTTAACCAATCAGATGATTATAAcctaggagagagagagagagagagagagagagagagagagagagagagggggggagagagagagacagagagagacagagagcgagagacagagagagagacagagacagagaaagagagagagagaaagagagacagaagaagagagGCTTTGCCCAGTAAGCCTCTAAAATAAGGTTCTTAATATAGAGTAGATAGTATACAGTAGATACTATACAGTAGATAATATAGAGTAGATAATAGAGTAGATACTATACATTAGATATACAGTAGATACTATACAGTAGATAATATAGAGTAGATACTATACAGTAGATAATATAGAGTAGATACTATACAGTAGATACTATACAGTagataatatacagtaaataacacTGCAGCAGTAGGACTCTGCGTTACCCTCTCTGGAGGCGGCAGACAGGACAGCAGCTCCACGGTGCTCTGGGCTAGCTGGGGATCAGGATCAGGGGTTCCAGGACCAGGGGTCCCAGGTGGGACAGGGGGCGGTCTCAGCATCATGGCATCCCTGACCACCTGGTACAGAGTCCTGGTGATGAGAGGAGAGGGCAGCTCCCGCAGGTAGTCCTTCAGGATCCCTGAGGAAACACAAAGATGTCCATCAGGATCCCTGAGGAAACACCAAGGAGTCCTTCAGGATCCCTGAGGAACCACCAAGGATTCCTTCAGGATCCCTGAGGAACCACCAAGGAGTCCTTCAGGATCCCTGAGGAAAAGCAAAGATGTCCTTCAGGATCCCTGAGGAAACACCAAGGAGTCCTTCAGGATCCCTGAGGAAACACAAAGATGTCCTTCAGGATCCCTGAGGAAACACCAAGTAGTCCTTCAGGATCCCTGAGTAAACACCAAGGAGTCCTTCATGATCCATGAGGAACCACCAAGGAGTCCTTCAGGATCCCTGAGTAAACACCAAGGAGTCCTTCATGATCCCTGAGGAACCACCAAGGAGTCCTTCAGGATCCCTGAGGAACCACCAAGGAGTCCTTCAGGATCCCTGAGGAAACACCAAGGAGTCCTTCAGGATCCCTGAGGAAACACAAAGAAGTCCTTCAGGTTCCCTGAGGAAACACCA includes:
- the LOC114548401 gene encoding extensin-like isoform X1 yields the protein MSMFMSPYRFLSPLQVSVAPTIGLCCPLQVPVAPYRFPSPLQVSVTPYRFLSPPTGFCHPYRFPTPPTGSCRPLQVPVAPYRFPSPPTGLCRPLQVYVAPYRFPSPPTGFCRPYRFPSPPTGFCHPYRFPTPPTGSRRPLQVPVAPYRFMSPPTGSHRPLQVSVAPTGSRRPIQVYVAPYRFMSPPTGSHRPLQVSVAPTGSHRPLQVSVAPTGSCHPLQVSVTPYRFLSPPTGSRRPLQVSVAPTCCAVERCELQLVVSIFRYRVSNSEEATEGIRCHTQCYQ
- the LOC114548401 gene encoding uncharacterized protein LOC114548401 isoform X2, coding for MSMFMSPYRFLSPLQVSVAPTIGLCCPLQVPVAPYRFMSPPTGSHRPLQVSVAPTGSHRPLQVSVTPTGSQRPLQVPVAPYRFMSPPTGSHRPLQVSVAPTGSHRPLQVSVAPTGSRRPIQVYVAPYRFMSPPTGSHRPLQVSVAPTGSHRPLQVSVAPTGSCHPLQVSVTPYRFLSPPTGSRRPLQVSVAPTCCAVERCELQLVVSIFRYRVSNSEEATEGIRCHTQCYQ
- the LOC114548401 gene encoding extensin-like isoform X3 is translated as MSMFMSPYRFLSPLQVSVAPTIGLCCPLQVPVAPYRFMSPPTGSHRPLQVSVAPTGSHRPLQVSVTPTGSQRPLQVPVAPYRFPSPPTGLCRPLQVYVAPYRFPSPPTGFCRPYRFPSPPTGFCRPYRFPSPHTGLCRPLQVYVAPYRFPSPPTGFCRPYRFPSPPTGFCRPYRFLSPPTGFCHPLQVFVAPYRFPSPPTGFCRPYMLRSRAMRAAACRQYFSVQSF
- the LOC114548401 gene encoding DNA translocase FtsK-like isoform X5 yields the protein MSPPTGLCRPLQVPIAPYRFLSPLQVPIAPYRFLSPLQVPNAPYRFPSPPTGLCRPLQVPIAPYRFLSPLQVPIAPYRFLSPLQVPVAPYRFMSPPTGLCRPLQVPIAPYRFLSPLQVPIAPYRFLSPLQVPVTPYRFLSPPTGFCRPLQVPVAPYRFLSPLHVAQ
- the LOC114548401 gene encoding DNA translocase FtsK-like isoform X4, whose protein sequence is MSMFMSPYRFLSPLQVSVAPTIGLCCPLQVPVAPYRFMSPPTGSHRPLQVSVAPTGSHRPLQVSVTPTGSQRPLQVPVAPYRFPSPPTGLCRPLQVPIAPYRFLSPLQVPVAPYRFMSPPTGLCRPLQVPIAPYRFLSPLQVPIAPYRFLSPLQVPVTPYRFLSPPTGFCRPLQVPVAPYRFLSPLHVAQ